From Deinococcus sp. Marseille-Q6407, one genomic window encodes:
- a CDS encoding ParB/RepB/Spo0J family partition protein, whose translation MPKSPKKPSLGRGLDALLSRKDSPKVQGSAGSTEQLSEPEQEKRGVQLLPTHRVTQAAYQPRQVFEPTALAELAQSIREKGILQPLLVRPRGDGFEIVAGERRWRASQLAGVDELPVIIRDLSDREALEIAIIENLQREDLGPLEEARAYKTLMEHGLNQEGVAQAVGKGRSTVANALRLLSLPGAALQALEAGEISAGHARAILAQPEDDRLWALDQIRRRSLNVREAEALRRGRETEVPAPVKVNPPRPFKQLEVDLSRRTGTRVKITGEDKGRIELNYGSREELERLLGLLGYGDAEG comes from the coding sequence GTGCCGAAAAGTCCTAAGAAACCCAGCCTGGGCCGTGGTCTGGACGCCCTACTGAGCCGCAAGGACAGCCCCAAAGTTCAGGGCAGTGCCGGGAGCACCGAGCAGCTCAGCGAGCCGGAGCAGGAGAAACGCGGCGTGCAGCTGCTGCCCACCCACCGAGTCACCCAGGCGGCCTATCAGCCCCGGCAGGTCTTCGAGCCCACCGCGCTGGCTGAACTGGCCCAGAGCATCCGCGAAAAAGGCATCTTGCAGCCGCTGCTGGTGCGCCCCCGGGGAGACGGCTTTGAAATCGTGGCCGGCGAGCGGCGCTGGCGGGCCTCGCAGCTGGCCGGCGTGGATGAACTGCCGGTCATCATCCGCGATCTGTCGGACCGTGAAGCGCTGGAAATCGCCATCATCGAGAACCTGCAGCGTGAGGACCTCGGCCCACTGGAAGAAGCCCGCGCCTACAAGACCCTGATGGAGCATGGGCTGAATCAGGAAGGAGTGGCGCAGGCTGTGGGGAAAGGCCGCAGCACAGTGGCCAATGCCCTGCGGCTGCTCAGCCTGCCGGGGGCAGCCCTGCAGGCGCTGGAAGCCGGCGAAATCAGCGCCGGGCACGCCCGCGCCATTTTGGCCCAGCCGGAAGACGACCGGCTCTGGGCGCTGGACCAAATTCGCCGCCGCTCCCTGAACGTGCGCGAGGCCGAAGCCCTACGCCGGGGCCGTGAAACGGAAGTGCCGGCGCCAGTCAAGGTCAATCCACCGCGGCCGTTCAAGCAACTTGAGGTGGACCTCAGCCGCCGGACCGGCACCCGGGTCAAAATCACTGGCGAGGACAAAGGCCGCATTGAGCTGAACTACGGCTCACGTGAGGAGCTGGAGCGGCTGCTGGGACTGCTGGGCTACGGCGACGCAGAGGGGTAA
- a CDS encoding universal stress protein gives MSKPAEGFSRIAVGIDFSPSSLYALEVARTRFPGAEILLLHTVDVRLTASPDIMGGMTPMSYDPALMESVEKSDGQQLASLVREGESHEQLVGEPVNSLLDAVREWQADLLIVGTHARGPLEHFFLGSTAEKLVARSHVPVLTVRLPRKPRAEQGTPR, from the coding sequence ATGTCCAAGCCTGCCGAAGGGTTCAGCCGCATTGCGGTCGGTATCGATTTCTCGCCTTCTTCGCTTTACGCGCTGGAAGTGGCCCGCACCCGTTTTCCGGGAGCAGAGATTCTGCTGCTGCACACGGTAGACGTGCGCCTGACCGCCTCGCCAGACATCATGGGCGGAATGACGCCGATGAGCTACGACCCGGCGCTGATGGAATCGGTGGAAAAGAGCGACGGTCAGCAGCTGGCCAGCCTGGTCCGGGAAGGCGAAAGCCATGAGCAGCTGGTGGGCGAACCGGTCAACAGCTTGCTGGACGCTGTGCGCGAGTGGCAGGCCGATCTGCTGATCGTGGGCACCCACGCCCGCGGCCCCCTGGAGCATTTCTTCCTGGGCAGCACCGCCGAGAAGCTGGTGGCCCGCAGCCACGTGCCGGTGCTGACCGTGCGGCTCCCCCGGAAGCCCCGCGCGGAACAGGGCACGCCCCGCTGA
- a CDS encoding LptA/OstA family protein yields the protein MKRRSLLRLRRSHLISGSLGLALLLGPGTTLAQRAWPAPPVSSSAPAAPAPAPTVSSTAASAASASGAAADDTGSWPNDSWSDEGWDEIERWAAETSGAEEPSDSAPAAAPEAPAPGDEYSSLELVRQGNDGKQRRIQVVRKSTDDTSGVFAFCQPQEGATPDTPTLAVFSESGAGGVEISIDKNVIRVPLTLVTQRQKSDGSSGDGNIEAGGGTARFLDEPPPGATDRLSLCSVAVERQEQPGAVQVTQGQTRLTGQSLKYDESDGIARITGPISFQRAGSGENASNSLTGTAESIEVNVDSERTVLVGNVVLNSSGGRVSRAARVEYDDAANLARLIGTPEQPAVTTRGDERLQAAEILYDLGRDEAVAWASKGVRISGEFTDGP from the coding sequence ATGAAACGCCGCTCGCTGCTCAGGCTTCGCCGTTCCCACCTTATTTCGGGCAGCCTGGGTCTGGCGCTGCTGCTGGGCCCGGGCACGACCCTGGCTCAGCGGGCCTGGCCGGCGCCCCCAGTTTCCAGTTCAGCTCCGGCGGCTCCGGCGCCTGCCCCTACAGTCTCTTCTACTGCCGCATCTGCAGCTTCGGCCTCAGGCGCAGCTGCAGATGATACCGGCAGCTGGCCGAATGACAGCTGGTCCGATGAAGGCTGGGATGAAATTGAACGCTGGGCGGCCGAAACTTCCGGTGCTGAGGAGCCGTCTGACAGTGCACCGGCGGCTGCGCCTGAGGCCCCTGCCCCCGGCGACGAGTATTCCTCGTTGGAACTGGTACGCCAGGGCAATGACGGAAAGCAGCGCCGAATCCAGGTGGTGCGCAAGAGCACCGATGACACCAGCGGTGTCTTTGCCTTTTGCCAGCCACAGGAAGGCGCGACGCCGGATACCCCGACTCTGGCCGTTTTCAGTGAATCAGGCGCGGGCGGCGTGGAAATCTCGATTGACAAGAACGTCATCCGGGTTCCGCTGACGCTGGTCACCCAGAGGCAGAAATCCGACGGCAGCTCTGGCGACGGCAACATTGAGGCCGGCGGGGGCACCGCACGCTTCCTAGATGAACCGCCGCCCGGGGCCACCGACCGCTTGAGCCTTTGCAGCGTGGCGGTGGAGCGGCAGGAGCAGCCCGGCGCGGTGCAGGTGACCCAGGGTCAGACCCGGTTGACCGGGCAGAGCCTCAAATACGATGAGTCCGACGGTATCGCCCGGATCACCGGACCTATCTCCTTTCAGCGTGCAGGCAGCGGCGAGAACGCCTCCAACTCGCTGACCGGAACAGCCGAGAGCATCGAGGTCAATGTGGACAGCGAGCGCACTGTTCTGGTGGGTAACGTGGTGCTGAATTCCAGCGGGGGCCGGGTCAGCCGGGCGGCGCGGGTCGAATACGATGACGCGGCCAACCTGGCCCGCCTGATCGGCACGCCCGAGCAACCTGCCGTGACCACCCGTGGTGATGAACGCTTGCAGGCGGCTGAGATTCTTTATGACCTCGGGCGCGATGAGGCGGTGGCCTGGGCGTCCAAAGGGGTCCGCATCAGCGGCGAATTTACTGACGGTCCCTGA
- a CDS encoding LptA/OstA family protein: MSLIPSTKKAIALGLLAVAGTGVLAQANANRIINIQGSPRGDLRNGPIVFSGNPVQAKVSTLSITAREARLAAPQGQTIVGSQGRRNSRFAGDVRVQRGRLSAQGSELVYNEGTGEGVLRGNARASFVPEDRNRGEIVQIKGQSMSLDVDKNISTSKGSVVLRQGNQSAAAAQLVFDEDRELGVLTGSPRLRQDARGNQKELLITGGQVRALTGSKTVYVKDNVKLVQGSITTTGNALFYDDNKNVAYVVGNAVSRDSKSGSTVRAPSSGALEQRTDLARVRTLNSGYNIPTSQFKLRGE; the protein is encoded by the coding sequence ATGTCTCTGATTCCTAGCACCAAAAAAGCCATTGCTCTGGGTCTGCTGGCTGTGGCCGGCACCGGCGTGCTGGCTCAGGCCAACGCCAACCGCATCATCAACATTCAGGGTTCGCCGCGGGGTGACCTGCGCAACGGCCCCATCGTCTTTAGCGGCAACCCGGTGCAGGCCAAGGTCAGCACGCTGAGCATCACCGCCCGTGAAGCCCGACTGGCGGCGCCGCAGGGTCAGACCATCGTGGGGTCGCAGGGCCGGCGCAACTCGCGCTTTGCCGGCGACGTGCGGGTGCAGCGCGGCCGCCTGTCGGCCCAGGGTTCGGAACTGGTCTACAACGAAGGCACCGGTGAAGGGGTACTGCGTGGCAACGCGCGGGCGTCTTTTGTGCCCGAAGACCGCAACCGCGGCGAAATCGTGCAGATCAAGGGCCAGAGCATGAGCCTGGACGTGGACAAGAACATCTCGACCTCCAAGGGCAGCGTGGTGCTGCGCCAGGGCAACCAGAGCGCTGCCGCCGCACAGCTGGTCTTCGACGAGGACCGTGAGCTGGGTGTGCTGACCGGCTCGCCCCGTTTGCGCCAAGACGCCCGGGGCAACCAGAAAGAATTGCTGATCACCGGCGGACAGGTCCGCGCCCTGACCGGTAGCAAGACTGTCTACGTCAAGGACAACGTGAAGCTGGTGCAAGGCTCCATTACCACCACCGGCAATGCCCTGTTTTATGACGACAACAAGAACGTGGCCTATGTGGTGGGCAATGCAGTCAGCCGTGACTCCAAGTCCGGCAGCACCGTGCGTGCGCCTTCCAGCGGCGCCCTGGAACAGCGCACCGACCTGGCCCGCGTGCGTACCCTGAACAGCGGCTACAACATTCCCACCTCGCAGTTCAAACTGCGCGGCGAATAA
- a CDS encoding ABC transporter permease — translation MNWPSAQAALLAAGWAAFFWLVSAQDLWARTMHRLFPNVSTPVYERNTLWQLTWQHLALTGFTMALVLVIGVGLGTWATRPQGRPFLPLVNNLTTVGQTFPPIAVLFLALPLVGFGNIGAIAALTLYALLPVTRSTVLGLQGVETPVLDAARGLGLSPAQQLWRLEVPVALPAILSGIRTALVLTIATATLAPMVGTGGLGVPIVAGLGADNLALILEGAVPVALLALLGNLTMRALERWLTPWAR, via the coding sequence GTGAACTGGCCCAGCGCCCAGGCCGCGCTGCTGGCCGCAGGCTGGGCGGCCTTCTTCTGGCTGGTCTCGGCCCAGGACCTCTGGGCCCGCACCATGCACCGCCTCTTTCCGAATGTCAGCACGCCCGTGTACGAGCGCAATACTCTCTGGCAGCTGACCTGGCAACACCTGGCTCTGACCGGCTTCACCATGGCGCTGGTGCTGGTGATCGGGGTAGGGCTGGGTACCTGGGCCACCCGCCCGCAGGGCCGTCCCTTCCTGCCGCTGGTCAACAACCTCACCACGGTAGGCCAGACGTTTCCACCGATTGCAGTGCTGTTTCTGGCGCTGCCGCTGGTGGGTTTCGGAAACATTGGCGCCATCGCGGCGCTCACCCTTTACGCCCTGTTGCCGGTGACCCGCTCTACCGTGCTGGGCCTGCAGGGAGTCGAAACACCCGTGCTGGACGCTGCCCGTGGCCTGGGCCTCAGCCCGGCGCAGCAGCTGTGGCGGCTGGAAGTCCCGGTGGCGCTGCCGGCTATCCTGTCGGGCATCCGCACGGCGCTGGTGCTGACCATCGCCACCGCCACCCTGGCGCCGATGGTGGGCACCGGCGGCCTGGGCGTACCTATCGTTGCCGGTCTGGGTGCCGACAACCTGGCGCTGATCCTGGAAGGTGCCGTTCCAGTGGCGCTGTTGGCCCTGCTGGGCAACCTGACCATGCGCGCGCTGGAACGCTGGCTGACCCCCTGGGCCCGCTGA
- a CDS encoding ABC transporter ATP-binding protein — translation MIEFRDIVKQFAGGPPVLNGINLQVPEGELVVLIGPSGSGKSTLMRLVNRLLEPTSGSVWVDGQNVAETDVVELRRNIGYVIQSVGLFPYLTVAQNVELVPSITGVPAAQRRQRAQELMNLMGLEPAAYADRYPRQLSGGQQQRVGIARALAADPAYLLMDEPFSALDPITREGLQDQFIQLKHELGQTILFVTHDVEEAVRLGDHVCLLGDGMIQQFGPPDELLHRPANPFVASFMGDSRELLRLGLRTAADYMRPPDPAARGQVGLDWTADRALSALLGAGGQPAQVLAPSGEVVGSLHLSDFAAPAGRGAAAGTTGAGAAPAEPGSRSA, via the coding sequence ATGATCGAATTTAGAGACATCGTCAAGCAGTTCGCCGGCGGCCCGCCGGTGCTGAACGGCATTAACCTGCAGGTGCCCGAGGGCGAACTGGTGGTTCTGATCGGCCCCAGCGGTAGCGGCAAAAGCACCCTGATGCGCCTGGTCAACCGGCTGCTGGAACCCACCTCCGGCAGCGTCTGGGTGGACGGCCAGAACGTGGCCGAGACTGATGTGGTGGAGCTGCGGCGCAACATCGGTTACGTGATCCAGAGCGTGGGCCTCTTTCCGTACCTGACCGTGGCCCAGAACGTGGAACTGGTGCCCAGCATCACCGGGGTGCCGGCTGCGCAGCGCCGCCAGCGTGCCCAGGAACTGATGAATCTGATGGGCCTGGAGCCGGCCGCTTACGCCGACCGCTACCCCCGGCAGCTCTCGGGCGGGCAGCAGCAGCGGGTGGGCATCGCCCGCGCTCTGGCTGCCGACCCCGCCTATCTGCTGATGGATGAACCGTTCAGCGCCCTGGACCCGATCACCCGTGAGGGCCTGCAGGACCAGTTCATTCAGCTCAAGCATGAGCTGGGCCAGACCATCCTCTTCGTCACTCACGATGTGGAAGAAGCGGTACGGCTGGGCGACCACGTCTGCCTGCTGGGCGACGGGATGATTCAGCAGTTCGGCCCGCCTGACGAGTTGCTGCACCGCCCTGCCAATCCCTTTGTGGCCTCCTTTATGGGCGACAGCCGCGAGCTGCTGCGCCTGGGCCTGCGTACCGCTGCCGACTATATGCGCCCGCCTGACCCGGCCGCCCGTGGGCAGGTGGGCCTGGACTGGACCGCCGACCGGGCCCTGTCGGCCCTTCTGGGTGCCGGCGGCCAACCGGCGCAGGTGCTGGCTCCTTCCGGCGAGGTGGTGGGCTCGCTGCACCTGAGCGACTTTGCCGCTCCAGCTGGCAGAGGCGCGGCGGCCGGGACAACGGGAGCCGGCGCCGCACCCGCTGAACCCGGGAGCCGCAGCGCGTGA
- a CDS encoding ABC transporter permease, whose amino-acid sequence MNRARPDPILLLGAALGLLSLLLPWVNFRANRLVLGEGVRLLGSVPLGAALPALWLALGALAFAGERLRRLAGPLLFVLASVAVSWLLGAAATQLAGDAGPLSRVSPASGFWVNVLALYIAGFGLSRLGGAGRLAGVLGLAGFAAVPLLGWWQDLGLAQEYANIAGTFWPQLGLHLVLSLTALLLALILGLPLGLAAARSERLSGSVLGVAGFLQTIPSVALFGLVLPVFSALGHGTTVGTYLAWAGGAVLVGAVLRRLFGDQRLPGLLGGLAALLGLQALLLLGGLALIGALEGLWLGGRGFSPQAWSLSAPLSSWGVRGIGAAPALLALTIYALLPIVNNTFVGLRSVPSALIDAARGLGMTEGQVLRRAEWPIALPFIMEGIRAALVLTFGIATIAPLIGAGGLGFFIQRGVEGNVPDLVLLGALPIVLIALLLSGAVGWLGQQLTPPGLRGELPGSEGAQG is encoded by the coding sequence ATGAACCGCGCCCGCCCTGATCCCATCTTGCTGCTGGGCGCTGCACTGGGTCTGCTGTCATTGCTGCTCCCCTGGGTCAATTTCCGGGCCAACCGGCTGGTGCTGGGCGAAGGCGTCCGGCTGCTCGGCAGCGTGCCGCTGGGGGCCGCGTTGCCCGCATTGTGGTTGGCGTTGGGCGCCTTGGCCTTTGCGGGTGAGCGCCTGCGCCGCCTGGCCGGTCCACTGCTGTTTGTGCTGGCCAGCGTGGCGGTCAGCTGGCTGCTGGGGGCCGCCGCAACCCAGTTGGCCGGCGACGCTGGCCCACTTTCCCGGGTGTCCCCCGCCAGCGGCTTCTGGGTGAATGTACTGGCCCTGTATATCGCTGGCTTCGGGCTCAGCCGCCTGGGCGGCGCCGGTCGCCTGGCCGGGGTGCTGGGGCTGGCTGGGTTTGCCGCCGTGCCGCTGTTGGGCTGGTGGCAGGACTTGGGCCTGGCGCAGGAATACGCCAACATTGCCGGTACTTTCTGGCCGCAGCTGGGGCTGCACCTGGTCCTCAGCCTGACGGCCCTGCTGCTGGCGCTGATTCTGGGCCTGCCGCTAGGCCTGGCTGCTGCCCGCAGCGAGCGGCTCTCGGGCAGCGTGCTGGGCGTGGCCGGCTTCTTGCAGACCATCCCCTCGGTGGCGCTGTTCGGGCTGGTGCTGCCGGTTTTCTCGGCCCTGGGGCATGGAACCACGGTGGGCACCTATCTGGCCTGGGCGGGGGGCGCCGTTCTGGTGGGCGCAGTGCTGCGCCGGCTGTTCGGCGACCAGCGCCTTCCCGGCCTGCTGGGCGGTCTGGCGGCGCTGCTGGGGTTGCAGGCGCTGCTGCTGCTGGGCGGCCTGGCCCTGATCGGAGCGCTGGAAGGCCTCTGGCTGGGTGGCCGTGGCTTCAGCCCGCAGGCTTGGTCGCTGAGTGCGCCGCTTTCCAGCTGGGGCGTGCGCGGCATCGGTGCGGCGCCCGCGCTGCTGGCCCTGACCATCTACGCCCTGCTGCCCATCGTCAACAACACTTTCGTGGGGCTGCGCTCGGTGCCGTCGGCCTTGATCGACGCGGCCCGTGGCCTGGGCATGACCGAGGGCCAGGTTCTGCGCCGCGCCGAGTGGCCCATCGCCCTGCCGTTCATCATGGAAGGCATCCGGGCCGCGCTGGTGCTGACATTCGGCATTGCGACCATCGCTCCCCTGATCGGCGCAGGCGGCCTGGGCTTTTTCATCCAGCGCGGGGTGGAAGGGAACGTGCCGGACCTGGTGCTGCTGGGCGCCCTGCCGATTGTCCTGATCGCCCTGCTGCTGAGCGGGGCAGTGGGCTGGCTGGGCCAGCAGCTGACCCCGCCGGGCCTGCGCGGGGAACTGCCCGGCTCGGAAGGAGCGCAGGGATGA